A single genomic interval of Hydractinia symbiolongicarpus strain clone_291-10 chromosome 8, HSymV2.1, whole genome shotgun sequence harbors:
- the LOC130654360 gene encoding multiple inositol polyphosphate phosphatase 1-like — MHKKLSSKCYRNEITYPALFFRPKMKSCINITLLLLMILQRIFTLEECLQKPLFSTKTPYGLIQNLDIRVNKPKDTCEVIQINMIHRHGNRYPSYKDVKNMNVAGEKINKAAETITTGVNLKLPWKSPFTKRQDKLLSHVGERELFQLGQRILTRFPSLFKDGYSPLNYSFQSSCKLRCTHSANALAAGLFKEKGVLGECGYQPIAIETFPCNNDPKLRFFKICEKYKVDVEENQSAMQELTKFMNGVEVKSVIEKLSMRLGRPNLNLNANDMWALSTACAYELGMYNGSLDSGVCSLFDQQDRQIMEYAYDLKHFYKRSAGHKITYESSCPLLKDVIYTLDDAINNPSTAYNGVFRSSHAETIIPLYALLGVFLDEKKLKADNFAEMKYRQFRGACISPFSGHMYFVLYKCDTGYKVQMYINERLAKIPCCSSKLSCDFEVFRKCYQHIIDTCEFKKMCKIEKNEL; from the coding sequence ATGCATAAAAAACTTTCATCAAAATGTTATAGAAACGAAATAACGTATCCTGCACTATTTTTTAGACCAAAGATGAAAAGTTGCATAAACATTACATTGCTCCTGCTAATGATCTTGCAAAGAATCTTCACATTAGAAGAATGCTTGCAAAAACCGTTGTTTTCAACAAAAACCCCTTACGGACTAATTCAAAACCTGGATATTAGAGTAAATAAACCTAAGGATACATGTGAAGTTATTCAAATTAACATGATTCATCGACATGGTAACCGCTATCCTAGCTATAAAGATGTAAAAAACATGAATGTTGCTggagaaaaaattaacaaagctGCTGAGACTATTACCACTGGTGTTAATTTAAAATTACCATGGAAGAGTCCATTTACAAAGCGGCAAGATAAACTTCTGTCTCATGTTGGTGAGAGAGAATTATTTCAGTTGGGCCAAAGAATTCTTACTAGGTTTCCATCTTTATTCAAAGATGGTTACTCACCATTAAACTACAGCTTCCAAAGTTCTTGCAAGTTAAGGTGCACACACAGTGCTAATGCTTTAGCTGCAGGTTTATTTAAGGAAAAAGGAGTTCTAGGCGAATGTGGATACCAACCTATTGCCATTGAAACTTTCCCATGCAATAATGATCCGAAGCTTCGATTTTTCAAGATTTGCGAAAAGTATAAAGTTGATGTGGAAGAAAATCAATCTGCAATGCAAGAATTGACTAAGTTTATGAATGGGGTTGAAGTTAAGTCTGTTATTGAGAAACTTTCAATGAGACTTGGGCGTcccaatttaaatttaaatgcaaATGATATGTGGGCACTATCTACAGCTTGCGCTTATGAATTGGGAATGTATAATGGTAGCTTAGATTCAGGTGTTTGCTCCTTGTTTGATCAACAGGATCGACAGATCATGGAATATGCTTACGATTTAAAACATTTCTACAAGCGTTCTGCTGGGCACAAGATCACATATGAAAGCAGTTGTCCATTGCTTAAAGATGTTATTTACACGCTTGATGACGCTATTAACAACCCTTCAACAGCCTATAATGGTGTTTTTCGATCCTCTCATGCCGAAACCATAATACCCCTTTACGCATTGTTAGGTGTGTTTTTGGACGAAAAGAAGTTAAAAGCTGATAATTTTGCTGAGATGAAGTACAGACAATTTCGTGGCGCATGTATTTCACCTTTTTCAGGGCAtatgtattttgttttatacaAATGTGACACAGGCTACAAGGTGCAAATGTATATCAATGAAAGACTTGCAAAAATTCCATGTTGTTCATCTAAACTGAGTTGTGATTTTGAAGTGTTTAGAAAATGTTATCAACATATAATCGATACATGCGagttcaaaaaaatgtgtaaaatagaaaaaaatgaacTTTAG
- the LOC130654359 gene encoding muskelin-like encodes MDCSDSYPEHTLVYSIHSWSSYSGNYHPSNILLDRPTDQTSRWSSDTNFPPQFILLKLQQPAIVTEITFGKYEKTHVCNLQKFKIYGGLNEDHMLELLADGLKNDPNKETFILKHELQGKKFPCKFVKIVPLLSWGTSFNFSIWHVQLTGIDDADFVRPQLKWFNNYREQEAIRLCLKHFRQKNYREVFEVLQRTSNVAFEDPLLTRLHDALVKNGNFELSEEIVDNAGRDGVFQEFLYNQDYQPQWSQIISLTKNGTQSSMKPGMRGGHQMCLDSEKQLIFLLGGWDGMKDLADFWVYDIANEQWQIISKNVTADGGPSARSCHKICLDKRNRNLYILGRYLDSPGRAHVELKSDFYRYNLDTALWETISLDTANEGGPYLIFDHQMQYDPVTENIFVFGGRILTSISNDDRTFEPFFSGLFTYHIPTNTWTKLRDDNTESVGGIQLRSRSGHSMLIDESRRLLYIFAGQRSREYLNDFFAYNIDKDEITLMVAKSGNKELPSAGFTQRSTIDMEFGEIYVLSGLSKDREKREESIQNSFWVYNLKTDKWSCVYKNEHRQQQCSKENIEPRPRFAHQLVYDPVNKVHFLFGGNPGKSNSTKLRLDDFWELKLQRSSVEDIIRYCKYIIRKLRYKELSVTDPVCALSYLQTEIGQLVDHTNQREREEFESLALTLFTLQSPSSSSDEDETFTDGDVVRIPSRVYSARNEVFETLTKYFPTSMVQPRGNITDFILS; translated from the exons ATGGACTGCAGTGATTCATATCCTGAGCACACACTTGTTTACAGTATTCATAGCTGGTCATCTTATTCTGGAAATTACCATCCAAG TAATATTCTTCTTGATCGACCAACGGATCAAACATCACGATGGTCATCAGATACCAATTTTCCACCACAA TTTATTTTGCTAAAACTTCAGCAACCTGCTATTGTCACAGAAATCACGTTTGGTAAATATGAAAAAACACATGTGTGCAATctgcaaaagtttaaaatatatgGTGGTCTCAATGAAGATCATATGCTTGAACTTTTAGCTGA tggATTGAAAAACGATCCAAACAAAGAGACCTTCATTTTAAAGCATGAATTGCAGGGGAAGAAATTTCCTtgcaaatttgtaaaaattg tGCCATTGTTATCTTGGGGTACAAGCTTCAACTTCAGCATATGGCATGTTCAGCTGACTGGTATTGATGACGCAGATTTTGTTCGTCCAcaattaaagtggtttaataat TACAGAGAACAAGAAGCTATTCGATTATGTCTAAAACATTTTCGACAAAAGAACTACAGGGAAGTATTTGAGGTGCTACAAAGGACTTCCAATGTTGCGTTTGAAGACCCTTTGTTAACAAGACTTCATGATGCACTG GTAAAAAATGGTAATTTTGAACTGAGTGAAGAAATTGTCGACAATGCTGGACGAG ATGGTGTATTTCAAGAATTTCTTTATAACCAAGATTACCAGCCACAATGGTCGCAAATTATTTCCTTAACGAAAA ATGGTACTCAGTCTTCTATGAAACCTGGTATGAGAGGTGGTCATCAGATGTGTCTTGATTCAGAAAAACAACTGATATTTCTTCTCGGTGGCTGGGATGGGATGAAAGATCTGGCAGATTTTTGGGTATATGACATCGCAAATGAACAGTggcaaataatttcaaaaaatgtcACTGCTGAT gGAGGACCATCTGCAAGATCTTGCCACAAGATATGTTTAGACAAACGAAACAGGAATCTTTATATATTAGGGAGATATCTAGATTCTCCAGGTCGAGCTCATGTGGAACTTAAA agTGACTTCTACAGATATAACCTTGACACCGCCTTGTGGGAGACTATTTCATTGGACACTGCTAATGAAGGGGGTCCTTATCTGATATTTGATCACCAG ATGCAATATGATCCAGTAACGGAAAATATATTTGTGTTTGGTGGACGAATATTGACAAG cATTTCAAACGATGATCGGACGTTTGAACCGTTTTTCAGTGGTTTATTTACCTACCATATACCGACAAATACGTGGACTAAATTAAG AGACGACAACACAGAAAGTGTCGGTGGTATTCAACTTAGATCTCGTAGCGGTCACTCCATGTTAATTGACGAG TCAAGAAGATTGTTGTATATTTTCGCGGGACAAAGAAGCAGAGAATACTTAAA TGACTTTTTTGCTTATAATATCGACAAAGATGAAATCACATTAATGGTCGCAAAGTCTGGTAATAAGGAAT TACCGTCTGCTGGATTTACGCAAAGATCAACCATTGATATGGAGTTTGGAGAGATATATGTTTTGTCG GGCTTAAGTAAAGATAGAGAAAAGAGAGAAGAATCAATACAAAACTCTTTTTGGGTATATAATCTAAAAACTGATAAATG GTCGTGTGTTTACAAGAATGAGCATCGTCAGCAACAGTGTAGTAAAGAAAATATAGAACCGCGCCCTCGATTCGCTCATCAGCTAGTATACGATCCTGTTAATAAG GTACATTTCTTATTTGGTGGAAACCCTGGTAAATCAAATTCGACGAAGCTGAGGCTTGATGATTTCTGGGAACTTAAG CTTCAGCGATCCTCAGTGGAAGACATTATTCGCTATTGCAAATACATTATTCGTAAACTGAG ATATAAGGAATTGAGTGTGACCGATCCTGTATGTGCGTTGTCATATTTACAG acgGAGATAGGTCAACTTGTGGATCATACCAATCAACGCGAACGCGAAGAG TTCGAGTCTTTGGCGTTAACATTATTTACACTGCAGTCTCCCTCTTCATCATCGGACGAGGACGAAACCTTTACTGACG GTGATGTCGTACGAATTCCGTCTCGTGTTTACAGTGCACGAAATGAG GTATTCGAAACGCTTACAAAATATTTCCCTACTAGCATGGTTCAGCCTCGTGgaaatattacagattttattcTATCTTGA